The nucleotide window TATAGTCGAATTTATAGACAAAGCGCACATGAAAGTAAGTCAGTTAACAGAGAATTTCGTTCATAAAGGGAAAATTCCCGACAGCAATCAACTGCCGGGAACATAGCCAGTACCGGGTAAGACCTACTCGATAGCGATAGAAACAGTAGAAGGCTGCTTTTCCATAGCCTTAGGCAAGGTCAGATTCAGCACACCATCCTCAAAATGAGCTTTAATCCCCGCCGGATCAACATCAGAACCCACTGAGAGGGAACGCAGATACTTTCCATAGTGACGTTCCTGACGGATCAGTTTGCCATCCTTTTCTTCTTTATCCTCTTTCGTCGTTTCAGCACTGACCGACAGCACCCCGTTTTCCAGACTAATATCAATATCCTCTTTACGAATGCCCGGTAAATCCACTTTGATCAGGTACTGCCCTTCGCCATCATGAACATCAATCTCGGGCACTCTGTCTCCGCTACCATCACGACGAACCGGACGAAAGAAATCATTAAAGAACGTATCGTCAAACAGGCTATTAAAACGTGTCAGATTACTCATCTTTTTCACCTCCCGAGTTATTACTTCAGTTGATCGCACGCCTTAACACTGTATTCAGCAACATAGCCTCAGCACCCTAAAAAAACACCCATATAAGCTCAGCCGCTAAACACACACTAGGTGTAGTGATGCCACTTACCTTTCTCCAATATCTTTTTTGGCGCAGTTCAAATGGCAATCAACGCTCGGTACCGCTAAGATATGCGCAGTTTTGAGATAACAGTTAACAGGTTGTGTAATGGCTCAGTACGTTTACAGCATGAATCGGGTCGGCAAAGTCGTGCCGCCCAAGCGCGAAATACTAAAAGACATCTCCCTGTCGTTCTTCCCCGGCGCCAAAATCGGCGTACTGGGTCTGAACGGCTCGGGTAAATCCTCCCTGCTGAAAATCATGGCGGGTGTTGACCAGGAGTACATTGGCGAGGCACGTCCGATGCCGGGCATCAATGTGGGCTATCTGCCACAGGAACCCCGGCTGGACGATAGCAAGACCGTCCGCGAAGTCGTTGAAGAAGCGGTTGCCGATGTAAAAGAAGCGCTGAATGGGCTGGAAGCAGTCTATGCGGCCTACGCTGAGCCGGATGCCGATTTTGACGAACTTGCCAAACAGCAGGCTCGCTTTGAAGATCTGATCGCAGCCAAAGACGGCCATAACCTGGAAATCATGCTGGAGCGTGCTGCCGATGCGATGCGCCTGCCGCCCTGGGATGCCGAGATTAAGAATCTGTCGGGTGGTGAGCGCCGCCGGGTTGCCCTCTGCCGCCTGCTGCTGGATAAGCCGGACATGCTGTTGCTGGACGAGCCAACCAACCATCTGGATGCTGAATCGATCGCCTGGATCGAACGCTTTCTGAAGGAATATCCCGGCACCGTTGTGGCAATCACCCACGACCGCTACTTCCTCGATAATGCGGCTGGCTGGATTCTTGAGCTGGACCGGGGCCGCGGCATCCCTTATGAAGGCAACTACTCCAGCTGGCTGGAGCAGAAAGATAAGCGCCTGGAGATGGAATCCAAGCAGGAAGCGGCGCACCATAAGGCGGTTAATGCCGAGCTGGAGTGGGTACGTCAGGGCCAGAAAGGGCGTCAGGCGAAATCCAAAGCCCGTCTGCGTCAGTTCGAGGAGATGAACTCCCGCGAATTCCAGACCCGTAATGAGACCTCTGAAATCTACATTCCCCCGGGTCCTCGCCTGGGCGAAAAAGTGATCGTACTGAATAACGTTACCAAGTCGTTTGGCGATAAGGTTCTGTTTGAAGATCTCTCAGTAACCATTCCGCAGGGCGCCATTGTTGGCATAATCGGCGGTAACGGTGCGGGTAAGTCGACCCTCTTCAAAATGGTTACCGGCCAGGAACAGCCTGATTCAGGTACCATTGAGATCGGTGAAACCGTCAAGCTGGCCTATGTTGATCAGAGCCGTGATCTGGCAGGTGAAAAAACGGTCTGGGAAGAGATCTCCGATGGCCAGGACAACATTGTCGTCGGCAACTACACAACATCGTCCCGTGCTTATTGTGGCCGCTTCAACTTCAAAGGTGCGGATCAGCAGAAGTTTGTTAAAGACCTGTCCGGCGGTGAACGCAACCGTCTGCATATGGCTAAACTGCTGAAAGAGGGCGGCAACGTACTGTTACTCGATGAGCCGACCAACGACCTTGATGTTGAAACCCTGCGGGCACTGGAGGAAGCGTTACTGGCGTTTCCTGGCTGCGCCGTGGTGATCTCTCACGACCGCTGGTTCCTCGACCGCGTATGCACCCATATGCTGGCCTATGAAGGCGACTCTACAGTAGCGTTCTTTGAAGGCAACTACACTGAATACGCTGAAGACTACAAACGCCGCTACGGCAAAGATCATCAGCCAGAGCGGATTAAGTATAAGCGGATGGCTAAATAAGCCGATCCGGCACTTATCAACTCAAAAAAACCGGCTTCGAGCCGGTTTTTTTATATTGCTCACTCTGAGTATCCATAAAAGGTACTCCGCAGAAAATATGCACTAGAATGATTTACTAAATGGCACTTAAACCCGGAGCACACGAATGACAGAAGAGCGGCGCCGCTTTCAGCGAATCACCTTTGATGCAGACTGTGAGATCCGCACCAATGATTGTAGCTGCCCGGTAGAATTGATCGACATCTCTTTCCAGGGAGCCCTGACTTCAGTCATCCAGACCCCGTTGCTGAATATTGGTGATGCTGCAGAGCTGGTTATCCACCTCTCCAGTGACATTATTATCCGTATGCCGGTGATCCTGCGCCACATGCTAGGCGGGT belongs to Amphritea atlantica and includes:
- a CDS encoding Hsp20/alpha crystallin family protein, translating into MSNLTRFNSLFDDTFFNDFFRPVRRDGSGDRVPEIDVHDGEGQYLIKVDLPGIRKEDIDISLENGVLSVSAETTKEDKEEKDGKLIRQERHYGKYLRSLSVGSDVDPAGIKAHFEDGVLNLTLPKAMEKQPSTVSIAIE
- the ettA gene encoding energy-dependent translational throttle protein EttA, producing the protein MAQYVYSMNRVGKVVPPKREILKDISLSFFPGAKIGVLGLNGSGKSSLLKIMAGVDQEYIGEARPMPGINVGYLPQEPRLDDSKTVREVVEEAVADVKEALNGLEAVYAAYAEPDADFDELAKQQARFEDLIAAKDGHNLEIMLERAADAMRLPPWDAEIKNLSGGERRRVALCRLLLDKPDMLLLDEPTNHLDAESIAWIERFLKEYPGTVVAITHDRYFLDNAAGWILELDRGRGIPYEGNYSSWLEQKDKRLEMESKQEAAHHKAVNAELEWVRQGQKGRQAKSKARLRQFEEMNSREFQTRNETSEIYIPPGPRLGEKVIVLNNVTKSFGDKVLFEDLSVTIPQGAIVGIIGGNGAGKSTLFKMVTGQEQPDSGTIEIGETVKLAYVDQSRDLAGEKTVWEEISDGQDNIVVGNYTTSSRAYCGRFNFKGADQQKFVKDLSGGERNRLHMAKLLKEGGNVLLLDEPTNDLDVETLRALEEALLAFPGCAVVISHDRWFLDRVCTHMLAYEGDSTVAFFEGNYTEYAEDYKRRYGKDHQPERIKYKRMAK
- a CDS encoding PilZ domain-containing protein is translated as MTEERRRFQRITFDADCEIRTNDCSCPVELIDISFQGALTSVIQTPLLNIGDAAELVIHLSSDIIIRMPVILRHMLGGYLGFEAQSMDIDSISHLRRLVELNLGDEELLERELEHLTGN